In a single window of the Melioribacteraceae bacterium genome:
- a CDS encoding LytTR family transcriptional regulator DNA-binding domain-containing protein, whose protein sequence is MSEKIRTIIIDDESLARDIIKNYLKKYEQIVLIEECSNGFDGVKAINELKPDLVFLDIQMPKLTGFEMLELIDHYPAIIFTTAFDQFAIKAFEVNATDYLLKPFSEERFAEALSRIKNKLDREPGSQKQIEELSNFKEKPDEYLERIAVKSAQKISVVQCQKIKFFEAQDDFVMIYTDDSKYLKKQTLKYFEENLDPAQFIRIHRSYIINSLFIKQIELFEKESYKLILTDGSKLPISKTGYQKLKELLS, encoded by the coding sequence AATAATTATTGACGATGAATCTCTGGCAAGAGATATAATTAAAAACTATTTGAAAAAATATGAACAAATAGTACTTATTGAAGAGTGTTCGAATGGATTTGACGGAGTGAAAGCTATTAACGAACTAAAACCGGATTTAGTTTTCCTTGACATTCAGATGCCTAAACTTACCGGTTTTGAAATGCTTGAGTTAATAGATCATTACCCGGCAATTATTTTCACTACAGCTTTCGACCAATTTGCCATAAAAGCATTTGAGGTTAATGCAACGGACTATCTACTGAAACCATTTTCTGAAGAAAGATTTGCCGAAGCGCTTTCGAGAATTAAAAATAAATTGGATCGTGAACCAGGATCACAAAAACAAATTGAAGAACTGAGCAATTTTAAAGAAAAACCGGATGAATATTTAGAACGTATTGCGGTAAAATCAGCTCAAAAAATTTCAGTAGTTCAATGCCAAAAAATTAAATTTTTTGAAGCTCAAGATGATTTTGTAATGATTTATACCGACGATTCAAAATACTTAAAGAAACAAACACTAAAGTATTTTGAAGAAAATCTAGATCCCGCTCAATTTATTAGAATTCACCGCTCATACATAATAAACAGCTTATTTATTAAACAGATTGAACTGTTTGAAAAGGAATCTTATAAACTAATTTTAACGGATGGATCAAAGCTACCAATAAGCAAAACCGGATACCAAAAATTAAAAGAACTTTTATCCTAG